The following proteins come from a genomic window of Rhodospirillaceae bacterium:
- a CDS encoding nucleotidyltransferase domain-containing protein → MHADIAAKRSDLIALCRQFGVARFEVFGSAARGNDFDTEHSDADFLVTFEPETRNDLAVFIDFKDALEALLGRPVDLVEREAVESSRNHIRRNAILAGAQAIHG, encoded by the coding sequence ATGCACGCTGATATTGCAGCCAAACGCTCAGATTTGATCGCTCTTTGCCGCCAATTCGGCGTTGCTCGTTTCGAGGTGTTTGGCTCAGCTGCGCGCGGAAACGACTTCGATACCGAACACAGCGATGCGGATTTTCTCGTCACCTTTGAGCCAGAGACTCGCAATGACCTCGCTGTCTTCATCGACTTCAAGGACGCGTTGGAAGCGCTGCTGGGTCGTCCTGTAGATCTTGTCGAACGCGAAGCCGTCGAGTCTAGCCGAAATCATATCCGCCGGAACGCCATTCTCGCTGGAGCCCAAGCCATCCATGGCTAG